The following proteins come from a genomic window of bacterium:
- a CDS encoding cupin domain-containing protein: MPKPEREFFRPDDAGWQPVVGSPTMGAGGPGITQKILSRDEERGDITRLLRFEGGAETTGTIAHDFWEEVWILEGELVDLGKKETYTAGMYACRPPGMPHGPYRVPRGCMTLEFRYHQKP; encoded by the coding sequence ATGCCGAAACCCGAACGCGAATTCTTCCGGCCGGATGACGCCGGATGGCAGCCCGTCGTCGGATCGCCCACCATGGGCGCCGGCGGTCCGGGCATCACGCAAAAGATCCTCAGCCGGGACGAGGAGCGTGGGGACATTACGCGGCTGCTCCGGTTCGAGGGCGGCGCGGAGACGACCGGCACCATCGCCCACGACTTCTGGGAAGAGGTGTGGATCCTGGAAGGCGAGTTGGTCGACCTCGGTAAAAAGGAGACCTACACGGCGGGAATGTACGCGTGCCGTCCGCCGGGGATGCCCCACGGCCCGTATCGCGTGCCAAGGGGGTGCATGACGTTGGAATTCCGGTACCACCAGAAACCCTAG
- a CDS encoding MmgE/PrpD family protein, translating to MGLTRDVADWVARTSIDDAPPAATAAGKSAIIDTVAAILAGATEPVTRIVAEAVAEEGAAPVADRLGARLRTSMEGAAFVNGVSGHALDYDDVSPSVIGHPSVVVLPATLAAAQGTGASGRRLLEAYVIGVEVITKLGRAMGNAHYRIGWHATSTLGTLGAAMAAGKLLGLAPEPLQHALGIAVSEASGSRQNFGTMTKPFHPGHAARCGVLAARLARKGMTADTTILEAPLGYFAMFSHGEAATDGIRDALGNPYDVVSPGMNVKRYPCCYATHRAADAVLDLAREYELRGADVEAAEVVVPSGGLAAVTRNRPRTGLEGKFSLPYVVAAAVLDGRVTLDTFTDEMVQRPEAQALLRAVRPVEDPSIPVAFNAIEEGYVVVKIRRRDGTVLERRVDYPRGAHQNPLAADELYAKFRDCARRVLPGEQSERALALLTAIEDLPRLDELVASLIPGEAL from the coding sequence ATGGGACTCACGCGAGACGTCGCCGACTGGGTCGCGCGGACATCGATCGACGACGCGCCTCCGGCCGCGACGGCAGCGGGCAAGTCGGCGATCATCGACACGGTGGCCGCCATCCTCGCCGGCGCCACGGAGCCGGTCACGCGCATCGTCGCGGAGGCGGTCGCCGAGGAGGGCGCGGCTCCGGTCGCCGACCGGCTCGGCGCGCGTCTTCGCACGTCGATGGAGGGCGCGGCGTTCGTCAACGGGGTGAGCGGGCACGCGCTCGACTACGACGACGTCAGTCCGTCGGTGATCGGCCACCCGAGCGTGGTCGTCCTGCCGGCCACGCTCGCGGCGGCGCAGGGCACGGGCGCTTCCGGCCGCCGGCTGCTCGAAGCCTACGTGATCGGCGTGGAGGTCATCACGAAGCTCGGCCGGGCGATGGGGAACGCGCACTACCGGATCGGGTGGCACGCGACGTCCACGCTCGGGACCCTCGGGGCGGCGATGGCGGCCGGCAAACTGTTGGGGCTGGCGCCGGAGCCGCTGCAGCACGCGCTGGGGATCGCGGTCTCCGAGGCGTCCGGCAGCCGCCAGAACTTCGGCACCATGACGAAGCCGTTCCATCCGGGCCACGCGGCGCGCTGCGGCGTCCTCGCGGCGCGGCTGGCGCGCAAGGGCATGACCGCCGACACGACGATTCTGGAGGCGCCGCTCGGCTATTTCGCGATGTTCTCGCACGGCGAGGCGGCCACCGACGGCATTCGCGACGCGCTCGGCAATCCGTACGACGTGGTCTCGCCCGGCATGAACGTGAAGCGGTACCCGTGCTGCTACGCGACACACCGGGCCGCCGACGCCGTGCTCGACCTCGCGCGGGAATACGAACTGCGGGGCGCGGACGTTGAGGCGGCGGAGGTGGTCGTGCCGTCCGGGGGACTCGCCGCGGTGACGCGGAACCGCCCGCGCACCGGCCTGGAAGGGAAGTTCAGCCTGCCGTACGTGGTGGCCGCGGCGGTCCTGGACGGCCGGGTGACGCTCGACACGTTCACCGACGAGATGGTGCAGCGGCCCGAGGCCCAGGCGCTGCTCAGAGCCGTGCGTCCGGTTGAAGATCCGAGCATTCCCGTGGCGTTCAACGCGATCGAGGAGGGCTACGTGGTAGTCAAAATCCGCCGCCGGGACGGGACCGTCTTGGAGCGGCGGGTGGACTATCCGCGCGGGGCGCACCAGAATCCGCTGGCCGCGGACGAGCTGTACGCCAAGTTCCGCGACTGCGCCCGGCGGGTGCTTCCGGGCGAGCAGAGCGAGCGGGCCCTTGCGCTCCTCACCGCGATAGAGGACCTGCCGCGCCTCGACGAGCTGGTGGCGTCACTGATCCCCGGGGAGGCGCTGTAA
- a CDS encoding prenyltransferase, translating to MAGQAHGAGARSGPRLWLRTFVGFYPPHAEARAALDPVSGFLFSARSVILVISAQAAIIAGLLAAADGRFDAVAFVLVLAGFVIAHAISNLSNDYFGYRRGHDTPDSPRLRYTIHPIASGVLDARSLLAGLAILAALGTAIIVYFWATRGPLALGFAAAGLLLMYLYDAAPTPLKAVGLGEIAAFLVWGPLMVGGGYFVITGRLSGPAFWASIPYGLGVMSILVGKHIDQADFDRVHGQRTLPVVLGDRPARALNRAVIVAMYAAVAVLIAARQITPFAALVAVALPRSVRALSVTGRPKPDAPPAGYVGWPLWYHRVSLVHNRLFGWVYIAGLALGAVLRGAGVR from the coding sequence ATGGCCGGACAGGCGCACGGCGCAGGTGCGAGGAGCGGGCCGCGGCTGTGGCTTCGCACCTTCGTGGGCTTCTATCCGCCGCACGCGGAGGCGCGCGCGGCGCTCGATCCCGTCTCGGGCTTCTTGTTCTCCGCGCGGAGCGTCATCCTCGTCATCTCCGCGCAGGCGGCGATCATCGCGGGGCTGCTGGCCGCCGCGGACGGGCGGTTCGACGCCGTCGCGTTCGTGCTGGTCCTCGCCGGCTTCGTCATCGCGCACGCGATCAGCAACCTCAGCAACGACTACTTCGGCTACCGGAGAGGCCACGACACGCCCGACTCGCCGCGCCTCAGGTACACGATTCACCCGATAGCGAGCGGGGTGCTCGACGCGCGGAGCCTGCTCGCCGGGCTGGCGATCCTCGCGGCCCTCGGGACGGCGATCATCGTCTATTTCTGGGCCACGCGCGGCCCGCTCGCGTTGGGGTTCGCCGCGGCCGGCCTGCTGTTGATGTATCTCTACGACGCGGCGCCGACGCCGCTCAAGGCCGTCGGCCTGGGGGAGATCGCGGCGTTTCTCGTCTGGGGGCCGCTCATGGTGGGCGGCGGGTACTTCGTGATCACCGGCCGGCTGTCCGGGCCGGCCTTTTGGGCGTCGATCCCGTACGGCCTCGGCGTCATGTCGATTCTCGTCGGCAAGCACATCGACCAGGCGGACTTCGACCGCGTCCACGGCCAGCGGACCCTGCCGGTCGTTCTCGGCGACCGGCCGGCGCGCGCCCTCAATCGCGCGGTGATCGTGGCGATGTACGCGGCCGTCGCGGTCCTCATCGCGGCGCGGCAGATCACGCCGTTCGCGGCGCTGGTCGCCGTCGCCCTACCGCGGTCGGTCCGCGCGCTGTCGGTGACGGGCCGGCCGAAGCCGGACGCGCCGCCCGCGGGCTATGTCGGGTGGCCGCTCTGGTACCATCGGGTGTCGCTGGTGCACAATCGTCTGTTCGGCTGGGTGTACATCGCCGGGCTGGCGCTCGGCGCGGTCCTGCGCGGCGCGGGGGTGCGCTGA